Proteins from a genomic interval of Medicago truncatula cultivar Jemalong A17 chromosome 3, MtrunA17r5.0-ANR, whole genome shotgun sequence:
- the LOC11410789 gene encoding wound-induced protein 1, giving the protein MKITPNEIMEENVSNASWTESELENRNRRVVKMVYKALLRGGETEKIAKVVGKELEWRYHGPPHCQHMMKMLTGESTQKSFKFRPRRMRSVMGDRLIVEGWEDVGEYWVHVWRVKDGIITQLREYFNTLLTVVSEDGNEGRLWRSTPWARVQGSLPDLVLSI; this is encoded by the coding sequence ATGAAGATCACTCCAAATGAAATTATGGAGGAGAATGTCTCCAACGCGTCTTGGACGGAATCAGAACTTGAAAATCGCAACCGGAGGGTGGTGAAAATGGTGTACAAGGCACTACTACGTGGTGGTGAGACGGAGAAGATAGCAAAAGTGGTAGGAAAAGAATTGGAATGGAGGTATCATGGACCTCCACATTGCCAACATATGATGAAAATGTTGACCGGTGAGTCGACACAAAAGAGTTTCAAGTTTAGGCCAAGGAGAATGAGGAGTGTTATGGGTGACCGTTTGATTGTTGAAGGATGGGAAGATGTGGGGGAGTATTGGGTACATGTGTGGAGGGTCAAGGATGGGATTATTACTCAGCTACGTGAGTATTTCAACACTTTGCTCACTGTGGTTTCTGAGGATGGAAATGAGGGTAGGCTTTGGAGGAGTACTCCTTGGGCTAGGGTT